One region of Salvia miltiorrhiza cultivar Shanhuang (shh) chromosome 3, IMPLAD_Smil_shh, whole genome shotgun sequence genomic DNA includes:
- the LOC131018527 gene encoding uncharacterized protein LOC131018527 — protein MGGDAFVNGGFKSWNKLPDRFAKHVGGVKSIHNLAYEKYVNLRDGKRKSILVSFDNANDLTQREYEIRLKASISCVRYLLRQGLAFRGHRESEESLNRGNFIELLKWLKAHNESISKVTLENAPGNCQLIAPMIQKDIINCCAKETTMRILEELGDDYFAILADESSDVSQKEQLALCLRYIEGKTGKIVERFIGLVHVGDTTTLSLRSAIMSLLVEHSLSPSKIQGQGYDGASNMKGEINGLKTLIMQDTPSAYYVHCFAHQLQLTLVVVAKKNNDCVWLFDTLATLLNVIGVSCKRREMLREFQAQKIAQALEVGELDTGSGLNQELGLKRPGETRWGSHYKTLVNVMNLFSTIVKVLVMIGENGSNSDDKVKAQGILYPLESFDFIFMAQLMSTILGYTNDLCLALQRKDQDIVGAMRLVTLTKVVLQKMRENGWEALLDKVTSFCNDNDIGVPDMESRYIPQGRSKRFAQQVSYIFIISELTCF, from the coding sequence ATGGGGGGAGATGCATTTGTCAATGGAGGGTTTAAGTCTTGGAATAAATTACCGGATAGGTTCGCGAAACATGTTGGTGGAGTTAAAAGTATTCACAATCTTGCTTATGAGAAATATGTGAATTTAAGAGATGGCAAAAGGAAATCAATTCTTGTTTCTTTTGATAATGCCAATGACTTGACTCAAAGAGAGTATGAAATTCGCTTGAAAGCTTCAATTTCTTGTGTGCGTTATCTATTGCGACAAGGCTTGGCATTTCGAGGACATAGAGAAAGTGAAGAATCCCTTAATAGaggaaattttattgaacttttgAAATGGTTGAAGGCACATAATGAATCTATTTCAAAGGTCACTTTAGAAAATGCTCCAGGGAATTGCCAATTGATAGCTCCAATGATTCAAAAAGATATTATCAATTGTTGTGCTAAAGAAACAACTATGAGAATATTGGAGGAGCTTGGTGATGATTACTTTGCTATATTGGCCGATGAGTCGAGTGATGTGTCCCAAAAGGAACAACTAGCTCTTTGTTTGCGATATATTGAAGGAAAAACAGGAAAGATAGTGGAGCGATTTATTGGACTTGTTCATGTTGGTGATACCACAACTTTGTCTCTTAGAAGTGCAATTATGTCTTTACTTGTTGAACATTCATTGAGTCCATCTAAGATTCAAGGGCAAGGGTATGATGGGGCTAGTAACATGAAGGGTGAGATAAATGGTCTCAAGACCTTAATTATGCAAGACACCCCAAGTGCCTACTATGTTCATTGTTTTGCTCATCAACTTCAACTAACTCTTGTAGTCGTTGCTAAAAAGAACAATGATTGTGTTTGGCTCTTTGATACGCTTGCAACGTTGTTGAATGTGATTGGAGTTTCTTGTAAAAGAAGAGAAATGCTTCGAGAATTTCAAGCACAAAAAATTGCTCAAGCTTTGGAAGTTGGTGAACTTGATACGGGATCCGGGTTAAATCAAGAACTTGGTTTGAAGAGGCCGGGAGAAACTCGTTGGGGCTCTCATTACAAAACTCTTGTGAATGTCATGAACTTGTTTTCTACAATTGTTAAAGTTCTTGTGATGATTGGGGAGAATGGCTCTAATTCGGATGATAAGGTAAAAGCTCAAGGCATTTTGTACCCACTAGaatcatttgattttattttcatGGCACAACTAATGTCTACTATACTTGGGTACACTAATGATTTGTGTCTTGCTCTGCAAAGAAAGGATCAAGATATTGTTGGTGCTATGAGACTTGTCACTTTGACAAAAGTTGTATTACAGAAAATGAGGGAGAATGGATGGGAGGCTCTTTTAGATAAAGTTACCTCATTTTGCAATGATAATGACATTGGTGTTCCAGATATGGAGTCTCGATATATCCCTCAAGGAAGATCAAAGCGGTTTGCTCAACAAGTTTCATATATCTTCATCATTTCCGAGTTGACGTGTTTCTAG